The sequence GGATGGGAGCTAATCGGTCAAAATGAATCGTCACTGATTGATCATTCCAGGCCGGCGCCGATGCCGGAAAGATTAATACCGAGTTTGTCAAAATGAATCGTCACTGATTGATCATTCCAGGGGCTTTACGCTGGTTCCCATTTAAGGAACTTTTGCCTTGACAGTGGCCGTAAAATGAGGTAGCTAATGCACATAGTATCACGGAAGACGTTGAAATCATTTTATGAAGGATCGGATTATTGCGATGCTAAAGGTCCCCTGGAATCGTGGTTTCACGAAGTTTGTAATGAAGAATGGAAGACGCCTTCCGACGTCAAAGTAAAATACAGGTCAGCCAGTTTCTTGAAGGACAACCGCATCGTGTTCAATATCGGCGGCAATAAGTATCGTTTGGTGGTTAAAGTGAATTATTCGTTGAAAATAGTGTTCATACGCTTTGTGGGCGCCCACGCGGAATATGACAAGATTGACGCGGAGGTGGTCTGATGATTTCCAGGGTGATCAAGACAGAAGACGATTATCAAAAGGCGCTGGCCCGAATCGAAGAACTTATGGAGGCCGAAGCCGGCACGCCGGAAGGGGATGAGTTGGAACTGCTTTCCGCATTGGTTGGATTATACGAGGAAAAGCAATATCCGATTTCCTTGCCCGATCCGCTGGAGGCCATCAAGTTTCGCATGGAGCAGATGGGGCTGCGACAGAAGGATATGGTAAGCTACCTGGGCAGCAAGAGCAAGGCGTCGGAGATCCTAAACGGCAAGAAACATCTAACCCTCAGAATGATGCGGGCCTTGCACAGGGATTTGGGCATCCCGGCGGATGTTCTCCTGCATTCAAGACAACCCCAATTCCCTATTGCGGTTCCGGCAACGCCGGAAACCAATTTGGGAAGACAAGAGGTTAGATAAGCAGTTATATCCCTGAGTACCTTTGAACGAAATGGAACTTCTCAGCATTTGCTGAAAGGCAATTGAAAAACGAGGGAAGATGATCCCATCCGTCCTGTCGAGTCAGATTCAGAGAGGCATTGAGGACTTTCTCAAGACGACCTTCCCGGTTTCCACGCCTTTTTTCCATGGCGTGATGGACCGCTTTCTGAACGAGGATGGCGGCATTTTCAAGGGGCCTTATCTTTCGATCAGGCTTCCCTACCGAACAGCGGCCATCGGGCAGGACTACTTCCCCGGCATCCCCCTTCATTTTACGCCCTACCTCCATCAGGAACAGGCCTTTCGCAGGCTTTCCGGGGAACGGCCTTTATCCACCATCATCGCCACGGGAACCGGTTCGGGAAAGACGGAGTCTTTTCTCTATCCCATTCTGGATTACTGCTGGCGACACCGGGGCGAACCGGGCATTAAGGCGATCATCATCTACCCCATGAATGCCTTGGCCACGGACCAGGCCAAACGCATCGCCCGGTTGATTGATGACAACCCGAATCTGAAGAACCAGCTCAAAGCGGGTCTCTATATTGGTGGTCAGCAGGGCGAAAAGGCATCACAGGTCATGGGGCATGAGCAGCTCATCACCGATCGTGAGACCCTGCGTCTTAAGCCCCCGGACATCCTGCTTACGAACTACAAGATGCTCGATTATCTGCTGATCCGGCCGCGTGACTTGCCCCTGTGGAAGGAAAACCGGCCGGAAACCATGAAATATCTGGTGGTCGATGAGATTCATACCTTTGACGGCGCCCAGGGAACGGATCTGGCCTGCCTGATCCGGCGCTTGAAAAGCAGGCTGAAGATGGAGAAGGGCCACCTTTGCTGCGTGGGGACCTCCGCCACTTTGGGCGAAGGGAATGACAGGCGGGTGGGCCTGTATGCGGAAAAGGTGTTTGGCGAGACCTTTCCCCCTGAAGCCATCATCACGGAGTCCCTCGTCACGGCGGAGGAGTTTCTGGCAGACAGTCCAATGGAGCGCAGCCTGGTGATTCCGCCGGAACAGATGGCGGCTTTGAACCCGGACAGCTATGAGAATGACCAGGCGTACCTCAAGGCCCAGTA comes from Syntrophobacterales bacterium and encodes:
- a CDS encoding type II toxin-antitoxin system HigB family toxin, translated to MHIVSRKTLKSFYEGSDYCDAKGPLESWFHEVCNEEWKTPSDVKVKYRSASFLKDNRIVFNIGGNKYRLVVKVNYSLKIVFIRFVGAHAEYDKIDAEVV